The Penaeus monodon isolate SGIC_2016 chromosome 33, NSTDA_Pmon_1, whole genome shotgun sequence genome includes a window with the following:
- the LOC119594125 gene encoding frizzled-5-like, whose amino-acid sequence MCTRVRDIDRRPPRSAMMRNSVFLSSFVLLVVTLVGATDGETAKESRCEEITIPMCRDIGYNNTSMPNQFNHDSQDEAGLEVHQFWPLVEIMCSPDLKFFLCSVYAPICIDDYEKPLPACRSVCERAKAGCAPIMHQYGFAWPERMDCSKLPEYGDTVHLCMDKRNGSAPEEKPPKNFGNLDKKCRGKNSKYCPKCQCSCPFVNLDPSYRQYGRYPNESFKVGRVPDCALPCHAVYFDQDERTFAQYWIAIWAILCCVSTLTTITTFLIDMDRFKYPERPIIFLSGCYFMVSMGYIIRLVAGHAEVACDGKMIVYNYHLVRHNPYGSGLCTTVFLLVYFFGMASSIWWVVLSFTWFLAAGLKWGNEAIASYSTWFHLAAWLIPTIQSIAVLVMAAVDGDSVAGICYVGNQDINNLRGFVLAPLFIYLVVGSAFLLAGFVSLFRIRNVIKQQGRTKTEKLEKLMIRIGVFSVLYTVPATIVIGCYFYEQLYVDEWQDGLVCPCSPHKGRKPDFSVLMLRYFMTLVVGITAGFWIWSGKTLDSWSRFYHRLCPGPHGHTYEYPTRPIKQAAAPSCASFPPPMSAQGTAHSVASHLGSVNKTLPLSHV is encoded by the coding sequence ATGTGCACCCGCGTGAGAGATATAGACCGGCGGCCTCCCCGTAGTGCCATGatgcggaattcagtgtttttgTCGTCGTTCGTGCTTCTGGTGGTGACCCTTGTGGGTGCCACGGACGGGGAGACGGCTAAGGAGTCGCGCTGTGAGGAAATCACCATCCCGATGTGCCGCGACATCGGCTACAACAACACGTCGATGCCAAACCAGTTCAACCACGACTCGCAGGACGAGGCCGGCCTCGAGGTGCACCAGTTCTGGCCGCTGGTCGAGATCATGTGCTCGCCCGACCTCAAGTTCTTCCTGTGCTCCGTGTACGCGCCCATATGTATCGACGACTACGAGAAGCCTCTGCCGGCGTGCAGGAGCGTGTGCGAGCGGGCCAAGGCGGGCTGTGCTCCCATCATGCACCAGTACGGCTTTGCATGGCCCGAGAGGATGGATTGCTCGAAGCTTCCAGAGTACGGAGACACCGTTCACCTGTGCATGGACAAGCGCAACGGCTCGGCGCCCGAGGAGAAGCCGCCCAAGAACTTCGGCAACCTGGACAAGAAATGCCGCGGAAAGAACTCCAAGTACTGCCCCAAGTGCCAGTGCTCGTGTCCCTTCGTGAACCTAGATCCTTCCTACCGGCAGTACGGGCGCTATCCCAACGAGTCCTTCAAGGTGGGCCGCGTGCCTGACTGCGCGCTCCCGTGCCATGCCGTGTACTTCGACCAGGACGAGAGGACCTTCGCCCAGTACTGGATCGCCATCTGGGCCATCCTGTGCTGCGTGtccaccctcaccaccatcactaccttCCTGATCGACATGGACCGCTTCAAGTACCCCGAGCGGCCCATCATCTTCCTGAGCGGCTGCTACTTCATGGTGTCCATGGGCTACATCATCCGCCTGGTAGCCGGCCACGCCGAGGTCGCCTGCGACGGCAAGATGATCGTCTACAACTACCACCTGGTCCGCCACAACCCCTACGGCTCGGGCCTCTGCACCACCGTGTTCCTCCTGGTCTACTTCTTCGGGATGGCGTCGAGCATCTGGTGGGTGGTGCTGTCATTCACGTGGTTCCTGGCGGCGGGGCTCAAGTGGGGCAACGAGGCCATCGCCAGCTACTCCACCTGGTTCCACCTGGCGGCCTGGCTTATCCCCACCATCCAGAGCATCGCCGTGCTGGTGATGGCGGCCGTGGACGGCGACTCCGTGGCCGGCATCTGCTACGTGGGCAATCAGGACATCAACAACCTGCGAGGCTTCGTGCTGGCGCCGCTCTTCATCTACCTCGTGGTGGGCTCGGCCTTCCTGCTGGCCGGCTTCGTCAGCCTCTTCAGGATCCGCAACGTGATCAAGCAGCAGGGTCGCACCAAGACGGAGAAGCTGGAGAAGCTCATGATCCGCATCGGCGTGTTCAGCGTGCTCTACACGGTGCCGGCGACCATCGTCATCGGCTGCTACTTCTACGAGCAGCTGTACGTGGACGAGTGGCAGGACGGGCTGGTGTGCCCCTGCAGCCCGCACAAGGGGCGCAAGCCGGACTTCTCGGTGCTCATGCTGCGCTACTTCATGACGCTCGTCGTCGGCATCACGGCCGGCTTCTGGATCTGGTCCGGCAAGACGCTCGACTCCTGGAGCCGCTTCTACCACCGCCTGTGTCCGGGCCCGCACGGCCACACCTACGAGTACCCGACCCGGCCCATCAAGCAGGCGGCCGCCCCTTCGTGCGCGTCCTTCCCGCCGCCCATGAGCGCCCAGGGCACCGCCCACAGCGTGGCGTCTCACCTGGGCTCGGTGAACAAGACTCTGCCCCTGTCACATGTatga